In the genome of Moorena sp. SIOASIH, the window CATTTGTGTCTGGGCAACTAGACTAGGGTCGTCTTGACTTCTAGGAAACTGCTCTACCAACTCGCTGGGACTGAAATTCAACCTCTTCGCCATTTTGTCCAGTTTCTTGATGCTGCTCGGCGTTAGGATTAGGTTGACTCGGATTTTATCTTCTCCTTGTGTTGTCTGTGTGTTTCTCATTTCTTGGGCTCATCGCCTACACACCCAAGTTAAATCAGACGCTTAATTAAGCTATATCAGACGCTTATTTAAGTATAGACGCTTTATAACTTAATTAACATAATTACACACATCTATTGACATTAAGTCTGTAAGTAGCCCATCACTCGGTTCGATGAAAATGGGACTACAAAACTTTCCCTAGAATACAACAAGCAATTAATAGGAGTGCATCAATGAGCTATAAAGACGAACTATTTCCTTGGCGCATTATCCGCCATCTGCCTAAATGCCAGCGAATTGTTGTCGCTCGCTTTCGCCGCCGCAATCAAGCAGAAGCCCATCTGCAAGCACTGCGCTGCTTAATACCAGATGCTCGGTTCACCCTCATGTTCGACATCACACTAGATGATATTGTCCCAGCTATCGCCATGACACAGCATCCATCTCAACCAAATCATCAATAAAACCAAATTCTTGGCTCTGATCACTGTTTTATTTCGCCGCATCAAAGCGCCTAAGAAGTTTGCCATTACTAAGCGCCAAATTGCCAGACTTAGGAGCATTCCTGAATCATGGATTGTCAAAATCTAGTTCTGGTCTTATGTTCTGTTTTTCGATGGCCTTTAGGCCACGCTACGCGAACGCCGAGACACAGTAGAGCAATTGATGAGCAAGGGTTAAGCTAGTAAACTGGAAAAACACACTACTAGCGAACAGCTACAGCAGTTGCAGCATGTCATCTAATGGGACTACAAAAAGCTGCGACTAAAAAAAGCAGCACATATATGACATATGGGCTACGGCCTAATGGGATTTTCGCGCTTTCGTGGATCTTGGCAAAATCAAACAGAACCGACCTTAGCCACTGTGAATCAAAAACTTATCTTGATCTGGTATCGCAACGATTTACGGATCCATGACCATGAGCCACTCTATCAAGCTGTCCAGGAAAAAGCTGAAATTATCCCCCTGTACTGCTTTGATGAGCGACAATTTGGTACTACCTCCTTTGGTTTTCCAAAAACCGGTGCATTTCGCGCTCAGTTTTTGCTCGAAAGTGTAGCGGACTTGCGGAATTCTTTGCGATCGCTTAACCCTGCCGATCTCGGGAAATCCGTTGGTACTAATCTTGGTAGTAATTTAGTGGTGCGCCGGGGTTTACCGGAACAGATTATCCCATCTTTAGCAAAAGAACTAGGAATCTCGGCAGTTTACTATCAACGGGAAGTCACCTCAGAAGAGTTAGCCGTCGAATCCGCCCTGAAAAAGGCGCTTGCTCAAATTGGGGTAAAAGTCAAGTCGTTTTGGGGCTCTACCCTATTCCACATCAATGAATTGCCCTTTGGTATTCCCCACATTCCCGAAGTATTTACCCAATTTCGCAAGCAGGTGGAGAAATCTTCTAAAGTTTATCCCACTTTCCCCACTCCCAAAACTCTACCACCCTTACCTAAGGTAGATGTTGGTGAACTACCTCAGTTAGCTGACTTAGGACTTGAACCACCAGTCCCTGATCAACGGGCAGTGCTACAGTTCAAAGGTGGGGAAACAGCCGGACTAGCCAGACTAGATGACTATTTCTGGGAAAAAGACTGTCTTAAGCGTTACAAACAAACCCGAAATGGCATGTTGGGAGCAGATTACTCCTCCAAATTGTCCCCCTGGCTAGCCTTGGGTTGTCTATCGCCTCGTTATATCTATCAACAGGTTCAGGAGTACGAAACACAACGGGTTAAAAACGACTCCACCTATTGGTTAGTCTTTGAGTTACTGTGGCGCGACTATTTCCGATTTATCTGTGCCAAGCATGGTAATCGAGTTTTTCGCCAATCCGGATTACAAGGGGTGAGCATACCATGGAAGGTGGACTGGAAGAGATTTGACCTGTGGACCGAGGGAATGACTGGTTTTCCCCTAGTGGATGCCAATATGCGGGAATTAACAGCCACAGGCTTTATGTCTAATCGGGGTAGACAAAATGTTGCCAGTTTCCTGACCAAGAATCTGGGGATAAACTGGCAGATGGGAGCGGAGTGGTTTGAGTCGCTGTTGATTGACTATGATGTGTGTAGTAATTGGGGCAACTGGAACTACACAGCTGGGGTAGGCAATGATGCTCGGGGTTTTCGCTATTTTAATATTCAGAAACAATCCAAAGATTATGATCCCCAGGGAAAATACGTAAAACATTGGCTACCAGAACTTACTTCTGTCCCTGCTAGGAAAGTCCATGAACCCTGGACATTATCATCGGATGAGCAAAAGCGCTATGGGCTAAGAATAGGGGTAGACTATCCTCAGCCTCTAGTAGATTTGTGGAAGTCGGTCAAGCAAAATGAGAAGGTCTACAATGGTGCTATTAGCCGTCGGTCTTAGCCGTTGGTACAGCAATCTATGGGCTTTTCCTTTCGATGAAGTATTTCCAGTTAAGTGTTGACAGTCAATAGTTAACTTTCAACACTCAATTAGTCAGCCATCAATTAGGCAGCCATCAATTTTTCCCTTTCGCTGTTGATGTTGATCAAAACACAGATTGACAGAATTATATGGATAAAACTGTGCTATATATCTGTGTTTAGCAATCCTGGTTGGATTCCTTTTTTCCCGTACTCAGTTCTAAGGTTACGCCAGTGGTAACTTAAGGGCAGGGTGAGATTCTGAAGGACGAATTCGGTATTTAACCAGATTGGCGAGATCTTGTAGTTGACCAATTGCTTCAGCACCTTCCAACTTCATCAGTTCTCGGTCATCGCGCATTTCAGTCCAAGTGATACCGTAATCTGAAACCAAAAATCGAATCAGGTGATTGTCCGCCAAGCTAACCATAAACGATGCGCTATTCATCTGCCCACCACAGGTGTAGCAGGAGGCTAAATAGCCTTGGTTTTCTAATACAATAGCCAACGCCTGGAGATTCATTACTAAATCTCGGACAAATTGACGGTGCTCCTCTGCAAGTCGTATAAACACGTCTGTTCTCCAAACACCACTCCTAGATTTTAGAGCTTTTATTCTTTCTTAAAAATTTAATCTTCATCTTTCAAGATAAATCAGGATAGAATTGGGGGATTTTTATAAAAAATAGACTCTTGTCAATCTTTTCCTTAATCTCTTGCCTTGTTCTATCCCAAAATCAACCTGTCGGTCAAGGCAAATTGGCTCCCTTGTCACAATTTTCATGAGTCAAGGGATATACATTAGTAGTTTCTATATGTTTATGGAAATTCTTTAACTAACCTAACTACCGGTTGAAGTGCAACCGATAGTTCCGTTTGATTAGCGAGTCCCACGATGTTAATTTACTTGCCACCAACCAAATGCCGGTCCTATAAATCTAACCGTTAGCCAGAATACAATCATAAACACAATACCAGCCCAAGCTCCCCTAGTCGTCCATTTAACAAACTGTTCACCCTGACTTTTAGTTATCGGGAGCCATGGAAATATGTTGGCTTCTTTACCGTAGTCTTCGCCCAGTGCTGCTTTCCGGCGTTTTGCTTCACCCATAATCGTTTTTAATCACTCAGTGATAATCTTAACCTATGCATTGAACAATGGTGGAGATTAGCAGAGCTGGTGTAGAATTTCTTAACTTTAGGGGATGATCAGCCTTGGCAACCTCAATAAACCTATAAGTGGCCAACAGTATCATCAAGGCTGCCCTTATCCCCCCGAAGACCGGGGGGCAGGAAAAAGGCAAAGGGATTGGGAGAATTTCTTCACCCTGTTATGGGTGTGGTGCCACCTTTGACCTTTGACCTTTTACCTTCAAACCTGTACCTGTTCCAACATCAATTTAGAACCCTTGAGTTGTGCTGAAAGGGGAACAGGGTAATGACCTGTGAAACAAGCAGAGCAGAAACTCTTGGAGTCTTTTTCTGTAGCTAGCATCATTCCCTCCCAACTCAGATAAGCGAGGGAATCTACACCAATATAATTGGCTATTTCTGCCACTGACTTGGTGGCGGCAATCAGTTGCTCTTGGTTATCGGTGTCTATTCCAAAGAAGCAAGGATGAGTGACTGGGGGCGAGGACACTCGCATATGTACCTCAGCCACACCTGCATCACGCAAAGCTTTGATAAGTTTGCTGCTGGTGTTTCCTCGAACAATGGAGTCATCTACTAGTACCAATCGTTTACCAACTAAGACATCTTTGAGGGGATTAAGTTTCATGCGGATGCCAGTTTCTCGCATAGTCTGAGTGGGTTGGATAAAGGTACGACCTACATAGCGATTTTTAATCAGTCCCTCTCCATAAGGAATACCAGACTCTCGAGAAAAGCCGATAGCTGCTGGGATACCGGAATCGGGTACAGCAATCACCATGTCCGCATCTGGTGTTGACTCTCTTGCCAGCTGACGCCCTAGGCGTAACCGATAGCTAAACACAGTTTCATCATCCATGACGCTATCAGGGCGAGCAAAGTAAATCATCTCAAAGATGCAAACTTTGCGCTCTGGCTTTTGACTCCAGTCGAAGGAAGCAATGCCTTTGTCATTAATCCAGACTAATTCTCCCGGTTCCACATCCCGCAGATAGTCAGCACCGATAATATCTAAACCACAGGTTTCTGATCCCAGGACGTAGCCCCCAGAATTGCCACCTAAGGTGCCAATCACTAGAGGGCGAATGCCATTGGGGTCACGAACACCCATTAATCCATCCGGTGTGCCAATGACTAAACTAAACGCTCCTTGGCAAGATTGAAAGGCATTCATTGCTGCCTCCAACCACCCTTTGCCATGGTTAACCTCTGCAGCGATCGCTAGGGCGATTAGTTCTGAATCCGTGGTGGTCATCAAGTTAGAGTTATGCTTGAGTAAATCATCACGTAATTGGATCGTGTTAACCAAGTTACCGTTATGAGCCAAAGCCAACGGTCCTAAGGTAGTTTCCACCACGGCTGGTTGAGCATTAGCGATATGGCTAGAGCCAGTGGTAGAATAACGGTTATGACCAACGGCAATCTGACCAGGTAGCTCAGCCAAAATTTCTTCATTAAAGACCTGGGAGACTAGCCCCATATCTTTGTAGACATGCAGCTGCTTGTCATCAAAGGTAGCAATCCCTGATGATTCCTGACCTCGGTGCTGTAGGGCAAATAGACCAAAGTAAGTCAGCTTAGCGACATCTTGCTCTGGTGCATAGATACCAAAGACTCCGCAAGCTTCCTCTGGCTTGTCCAAGTGGTGGATATAGTCATGCTTGGACTGATCAGAATATTGGTCAGAGGAAAGGGATTGGTTGGGCATCATAACTATTATGGGTTGCTCCTAATTGCGGCATGAAGTCGGTGGAACGTAAATCCCAAGGGGATTGGTTCTGTATATTTAATTAAACTTAATGTTTCCTTAACGATATCACCTATACCATATTATTGTGGGTCAATCTCTCCAACTGCTGGATATCCCTATAGCGGTTACTGAATTTTGCCCCCCGAAACCAAAGCTAAAACAGAGCGCATGCCTGACTTGGCACTGACGCGCTATAGTTACGAAATCCAAATCCCATTCTGGTTCCCTCAACCCAATACAAGGGGGTAACACTTGGTGTTTTAAAGCCATTAAACACAAAGCAGTACCAATGGCTCCAGAGGCACCAAGAGTGTGACCGGTGGCTCCTTTGGTAGAACTGATTGCCACCCCTTGGGGAAATAGCTGCTGAATCAGCTCCGCTTCATTCTGGTCATTAAGTTTGGTTCCGGTACCGTGGGTATGGATATAATCAATATCTTTAGGAAATAGGTGGCTGCGGTCTAGACATTGTTTGACAGCTGCGATCGCACTCTGTTGATCTGGGTTAGGTGTACTGACATGATAAGCGTCCGAGGTCAAGCCAAACCCCAGTAATTTTCCATAGATAGGCGCTGCTCGACGATCAGCCAAATCCTCTGACTCCAATACCAATACAGAACCTCCCTCTGCCAACACCAAGCCTTGACGTTGCTTGTCAAAGGGGTAAGCACCAGTTTTTGCTAGAGCCCCCATTTTAGTAAATCCGGCTAGGGTTAGGGGAGTAATTGGTGCTTCTACAGCACCAGCAATGACTCGTTGGCATTGACCGGTTTGAATCAATTCAAATCCTTGAGCGATCGCCCAAATTCCTGTTGAACAAGCTGCCATTGGTGCTAGGACTGGCCCAAAGGAACCAATGTAATGGGCAGCAGCAATAGCTGGTTGATGGGGTAGAGTGTCTAACCAATGCTCTAGAGTTAAGATTTCATTTAAGCTATCGAAGCGGGGATACTCTGGTTTGGTGTCGAGTTTCCTATCCCTAGTCATCTGTTCCTGGGCTAGGGCTAGTTGCTCCCAAGCCGCCTGACAGCTACGACTTGAACCAATCACCACACCACAATCCTTGAGAGGGATGGTTAAGTTAGCATCTTCAAGGGCATCTGCTACAACCTGCTCGGTCAGCTGTTCAATAGAAGCTGGTCTGTGACCAATCATAGCCAACGGTAGAGGTGATAAATTGGCAAAGGGTTGATACCAGCTAATAGCTGACTCACCGTTTAGCAAATGCTGCCAACTGGGTTTGAGGCGACCTAAAGCAGATACTAATCCAATCCCAGTAACGCATACCTGCACGGATTCGCTTAAAGATAGTTATTCTTTATCTTAAGGTTTCTTCAGGTTTTTGATGCCTTGAGTGACCTTGACTGATTCAATGCGATCGCCTTGCTGAATTTTGTCTACCACATCCATACCATCAGTGACATAGCCAAAGACAGCATAGTCACCATCCAAGAAAGGCAGGTCTGCTAAGGCAAAGTAAAACTGTGAAGACGCTGAGTCTGGCATTTGGGAACGAGCCATGGCAACAGCACCACGAGTATGAGTCAACTCAGGACCACTACGAATTCCGGCTACCTTAAAGGTTTTGCTGTATATCGGTTCCTCTGCCCCCTTCGGCTTAATTTCTAATGGGATGTAGCGAGTTTCATTTGTTTGTGGATCTATAAACCCCCCTGTTCCCAGACGCTGCACTGGGAATTTGGGGTTTTTTCCTTGGGGATCACCACCTTGGACAACAAATGGTTGAGGTTCCCGTACCACTCGGTGAAATACTAGTCCGTCATAAACACCCTTGTCAACCAGATCCACAAAGTTCCCAGCTGTAATCGGGGCATTGGTGCCATCGACTTCAATAGTAATCGGTGAGCCTTTTACCCTCAGCTCAACAGTAGCTTTTTTGTCTAGTCTGGGTAAATTGCTGAATTGGGGATTGCTGGTGGTCTCAGCAGGAGTAGATTTGTTTTGGGGAGTTGATGATTCTGTTGAGTTCGGCGTTGGGCTGCTGCATCCTACTATTACCAGACCTAACACTACTAACATCACAGATAGCCAGCGCCGGATATTCATACTCATGCTTACTATAACTAGATCTTGTTTTATTGGCAATTTACAATCCTTCCAAGGGAACTCCTAAGAAACGAGCCAGCTCTGCTCCCTGATTCTCTAATTCCGAAAGGGAGATGGGTTGACCAACACGAGTCAGAGGAACTTCCCGGCGATCCTTAGTGCGCACGTAGAGGACTCGGCGCGGATTTAGACCCTCTTTGATGTCTACTCGAATCGACTGGACATCTTCTGTACGGCAACTGAACTCGACTTGACGGTTTTTACCGGGAAAGCCAGACCGCACTACTCTCACCATACCTGTTTCTTGGTTAAATTCATTGTAGCCTCCGCCGATATCCCAATAAATGGTTAGCCATAGGTAGAGAGATAGCAACAGCGCAGCAACACCATAGAACCCCATTGCTACCCCCTGAGGGATAAAAATTAGGTTGGTTGCATCTCCAATCGGGAGTAGATCCATGTTGAGATAACTCGAAAGCCCTGCCAGGAAAAAGCCTATACCTCCTATAGATACAGCTCCTGCCACTAAATAGTTGCTCAAACGGCGAGAGCCAAGAACCGATTGTCGAAGTACCAGGTTTTCCAGTTGGTTGGTCGATGCTGCCATGAGAAGATGTGGTTGCCTCTATGAAATCTGACTTGACAATAGTGCTGAGTCCGAGAGTATATCAGTTGATTTATGGATACTCCAGCGAGCTCATCTAGAACTTGTATCACATTTTTGACCAAGACAGGGAAATTATGTAACTTTTGACACCAAATCTAAAAAAAATCTGAGGAGTATGTGTAATTTTGTAAAATTTTTGGTATTTATTATTATTGTATGTAACGTTTGTAACCCCAGTCTCCTTATGGGAGAATCAAATCAAGGGTTAAACTGCGTGATAGTTTAAGAAACATTAAGTGACCACAGCCTAACCTGATAGCCTGTGGCATCCCGTTAAAAGACCATCCTGTAAGAGTAAAGTGACTCAAAATCACTGAAATCTAAGGGAAATCTACCTCTAAAAGGGTAGGAGTGTCGCTAAAAAGACGTAAAAACGTCCCAATTTTGAATCCTTGCCAATCGTTATATGTATGAGGATTTGAATCTATGACAGTAGCAGTAGGACGCGCCCCCAGCACCAGAGGATGGTTTGACATCCTCGATGACTGGCTCAAGCGCGATCGCTTTGTATTCGTCGGCTGGTCCGGCATTCTGTTGTTCCCCTGTGCCTACATGGCTTTAGGGGGCTGGCTGACTGGCACCACCTTTGTTACCTCTTGGTACACCCATGGCTTAGCCTCTTCTTACCTAGAAGGTTGTAACTTCCTGACCGTAGCAGTGTCCTCTCCTCCCAACAGTCTGGGACATTCCCTGCTGCTGTTGTGGGGACCAGAAGCCCAAGGAGACTTGACTCGCTGGTTCCAACTAGGAGGGTTGTGGAGCTTCGTGGCATTCCACGGAGCATTTGGTCTGATTGGGTTCATGCTGCGGCAATTTGAAATTGCGCGTCTAGTAGGCATCAGACCCTACAATGCGATCGCATTCAGTGCGCCGATTGCAGTATTTGTCAGCGTGTTCCTGATGTACCCATTGGGACAGTCGAGCTGGTTCTTTGCTCCTAGCTTCGGAGTAGCGGGTATCTTCCGTTTCATCCTGTTCCTGCAAGGCTTCCACAACTGGACACTGAATCCCTTCCACATGATGGGGGTAGCCGGGGTACTCGGTGGTGCGCTGCTGTGTGCTATTCATGGGGCAACGGTAGAAAATACCCTGTTCCAGGATGGTGACAAAGCCAACACCTTCCGGGCGTTCAACCCGACCCAAGCGGAAGAGACCTACTCAATGGTCACCGCCAACCGCTTCTGGTCTCAAATCTTCGGGATTGCCTTCTCCAACAAGCGCTGGCTGCATTTCTTTATGCTGTTTGTGCCAGTAACTGGCTTGTGGATGAGTGCAGTAGGAATTGTAGGTTTAGCATTGAACCTGCGAGCCTATGACTTCGTGTCCCAGGAAATCCGGGCAGCAGAAGACCCAGAATTTGAGACGTTCTATACCAAGAACATTTTGCTAAATGAGGGTCTGCGGGC includes:
- a CDS encoding photosystem I assembly protein Ycf4, which gives rise to MAASTNQLENLVLRQSVLGSRRLSNYLVAGAVSIGGIGFFLAGLSSYLNMDLLPIGDATNLIFIPQGVAMGFYGVAALLLSLYLWLTIYWDIGGGYNEFNQETGMVRVVRSGFPGKNRQVEFSCRTEDVQSIRVDIKEGLNPRRVLYVRTKDRREVPLTRVGQPISLSELENQGAELARFLGVPLEGL
- a CDS encoding DASH family cryptochrome gives rise to the protein MNQKLILIWYRNDLRIHDHEPLYQAVQEKAEIIPLYCFDERQFGTTSFGFPKTGAFRAQFLLESVADLRNSLRSLNPADLGKSVGTNLGSNLVVRRGLPEQIIPSLAKELGISAVYYQREVTSEELAVESALKKALAQIGVKVKSFWGSTLFHINELPFGIPHIPEVFTQFRKQVEKSSKVYPTFPTPKTLPPLPKVDVGELPQLADLGLEPPVPDQRAVLQFKGGETAGLARLDDYFWEKDCLKRYKQTRNGMLGADYSSKLSPWLALGCLSPRYIYQQVQEYETQRVKNDSTYWLVFELLWRDYFRFICAKHGNRVFRQSGLQGVSIPWKVDWKRFDLWTEGMTGFPLVDANMRELTATGFMSNRGRQNVASFLTKNLGINWQMGAEWFESLLIDYDVCSNWGNWNYTAGVGNDARGFRYFNIQKQSKDYDPQGKYVKHWLPELTSVPARKVHEPWTLSSDEQKRYGLRIGVDYPQPLVDLWKSVKQNEKVYNGAISRRS
- a CDS encoding DUF1815 family protein, whose protein sequence is MFIRLAEEHRQFVRDLVMNLQALAIVLENQGYLASCYTCGGQMNSASFMVSLADNHLIRFLVSDYGITWTEMRDDRELMKLEGAEAIGQLQDLANLVKYRIRPSESHPALKLPLA
- a CDS encoding beta-ketoacyl-ACP synthase, which codes for MQVCVTGIGLVSALGRLKPSWQHLLNGESAISWYQPFANLSPLPLAMIGHRPASIEQLTEQVVADALEDANLTIPLKDCGVVIGSSRSCQAAWEQLALAQEQMTRDRKLDTKPEYPRFDSLNEILTLEHWLDTLPHQPAIAAAHYIGSFGPVLAPMAACSTGIWAIAQGFELIQTGQCQRVIAGAVEAPITPLTLAGFTKMGALAKTGAYPFDKQRQGLVLAEGGSVLVLESEDLADRRAAPIYGKLLGFGLTSDAYHVSTPNPDQQSAIAAVKQCLDRSHLFPKDIDYIHTHGTGTKLNDQNEAELIQQLFPQGVAISSTKGATGHTLGASGAIGTALCLMALKHQVLPPCIGLREPEWDLDFVTIARQCQVRHALCFSFGFGGQNSVTAIGISSSWRD
- a CDS encoding peptidylprolyl isomerase, translating into MSMNIRRWLSVMLVVLGLVIVGCSSPTPNSTESSTPQNKSTPAETTSNPQFSNLPRLDKKATVELRVKGSPITIEVDGTNAPITAGNFVDLVDKGVYDGLVFHRVVREPQPFVVQGGDPQGKNPKFPVQRLGTGGFIDPQTNETRYIPLEIKPKGAEEPIYSKTFKVAGIRSGPELTHTRGAVAMARSQMPDSASSQFYFALADLPFLDGDYAVFGYVTDGMDVVDKIQQGDRIESVKVTQGIKNLKKP
- a CDS encoding DUF2839 domain-containing protein, giving the protein MGEAKRRKAALGEDYGKEANIFPWLPITKSQGEQFVKWTTRGAWAGIVFMIVFWLTVRFIGPAFGWWQVN
- the psbD gene encoding photosystem II D2 protein (photosystem q(a) protein), which translates into the protein MTVAVGRAPSTRGWFDILDDWLKRDRFVFVGWSGILLFPCAYMALGGWLTGTTFVTSWYTHGLASSYLEGCNFLTVAVSSPPNSLGHSLLLLWGPEAQGDLTRWFQLGGLWSFVAFHGAFGLIGFMLRQFEIARLVGIRPYNAIAFSAPIAVFVSVFLMYPLGQSSWFFAPSFGVAGIFRFILFLQGFHNWTLNPFHMMGVAGVLGGALLCAIHGATVENTLFQDGDKANTFRAFNPTQAEETYSMVTANRFWSQIFGIAFSNKRWLHFFMLFVPVTGLWMSAVGIVGLALNLRAYDFVSQEIRAAEDPEFETFYTKNILLNEGLRAWMAPADQPHQNFEFPEEVLPRGNAL
- the purF gene encoding amidophosphoribosyltransferase, with protein sequence MMPNQSLSSDQYSDQSKHDYIHHLDKPEEACGVFGIYAPEQDVAKLTYFGLFALQHRGQESSGIATFDDKQLHVYKDMGLVSQVFNEEILAELPGQIAVGHNRYSTTGSSHIANAQPAVVETTLGPLALAHNGNLVNTIQLRDDLLKHNSNLMTTTDSELIALAIAAEVNHGKGWLEAAMNAFQSCQGAFSLVIGTPDGLMGVRDPNGIRPLVIGTLGGNSGGYVLGSETCGLDIIGADYLRDVEPGELVWINDKGIASFDWSQKPERKVCIFEMIYFARPDSVMDDETVFSYRLRLGRQLARESTPDADMVIAVPDSGIPAAIGFSRESGIPYGEGLIKNRYVGRTFIQPTQTMRETGIRMKLNPLKDVLVGKRLVLVDDSIVRGNTSSKLIKALRDAGVAEVHMRVSSPPVTHPCFFGIDTDNQEQLIAATKSVAEIANYIGVDSLAYLSWEGMMLATEKDSKSFCSACFTGHYPVPLSAQLKGSKLMLEQVQV